Proteins co-encoded in one Leptospira levettii genomic window:
- a CDS encoding undecaprenyl-phosphate glucose phosphotransferase, giving the protein MLKERSQSFKLLFLVTDFFIGLASFSTAYVVRYYLSPDSSFQIQTIDPVNYLILGIVLGFSQVLSFLSIDLYHPRRGLSFSDELFAIISGVILNLLVVLSLLFFFRGESFSRLVIGYFAICTVILTSFSHFVLRSLMQYLRSKGYNLKSVLIIGTGKSAINFSKTLQKHSIYGYTVKGFVAGKKNLSPKQIQTITSTTKLENFVEQNQIDLIVYALSHEEGDSLKEVIDIADFHGIDLKVIPSYEEIVTAKGRVEVLDGIPIISIRNIPLRLGYNLVLKRSFDILFSLFFILLFSPFYILIALLVKLTSKGPIFYKQERVGLDNKVFGMIKFRSMVVQAKEKSDTLWTVKDDPRVTPVGAILRKLSLDETPQFFNVLLGDMSVVGPRPERPFYVEKFRNEHHQYMRRHAAKAGITGWAQVQGYRGDTSIEKRIEADIFYIENWSLLLDIKIILLTPLKAIIDRNAY; this is encoded by the coding sequence ATGCTAAAAGAAAGAAGTCAATCATTCAAATTACTATTTTTAGTTACTGATTTTTTTATAGGCTTAGCTAGTTTTTCAACAGCTTATGTAGTTCGGTATTATTTATCACCAGATTCAAGTTTCCAAATCCAAACGATCGATCCTGTAAATTATTTGATCCTGGGAATAGTGCTTGGATTTTCCCAAGTACTTTCTTTTTTATCAATCGATTTATACCACCCAAGGAGAGGATTATCTTTTTCAGATGAACTTTTTGCCATCATCTCCGGAGTGATCCTCAATCTTCTAGTTGTATTATCTCTTCTCTTTTTCTTTCGTGGGGAAAGTTTTTCTCGATTGGTGATTGGATACTTTGCAATATGTACGGTAATCCTCACTTCCTTTTCCCACTTTGTGCTTAGATCACTCATGCAGTATCTAAGGAGTAAAGGTTATAATTTAAAATCTGTTCTCATCATTGGAACTGGAAAATCAGCCATCAACTTTTCGAAAACATTACAAAAACATTCTATTTATGGGTATACTGTCAAAGGGTTTGTGGCTGGTAAAAAAAACCTTTCCCCAAAACAAATTCAAACTATCACCTCTACAACAAAGTTAGAAAATTTTGTAGAACAAAACCAAATTGATCTAATTGTTTATGCACTTTCACATGAAGAAGGTGATTCTTTAAAAGAAGTGATCGATATTGCTGATTTCCATGGTATCGATTTAAAAGTAATTCCAAGTTACGAAGAGATTGTCACTGCCAAAGGTAGAGTGGAAGTGTTAGATGGGATTCCTATTATTTCCATTCGTAATATTCCTTTGCGCTTAGGTTATAATCTAGTATTAAAGAGAAGCTTCGATATTCTCTTTTCACTGTTTTTTATCCTCTTGTTTAGTCCATTTTATATCTTAATAGCATTACTTGTGAAATTAACAAGCAAAGGTCCAATCTTTTATAAGCAAGAGAGAGTTGGCCTTGATAACAAAGTATTTGGAATGATCAAATTTCGTTCCATGGTTGTGCAAGCCAAAGAAAAATCAGATACTTTATGGACAGTAAAAGATGATCCACGAGTAACTCCCGTAGGTGCTATCCTACGTAAATTATCTTTGGATGAAACACCACAATTTTTCAATGTGTTACTTGGTGACATGTCAGTTGTTGGACCTAGACCAGAAAGGCCATTTTACGTAGAAAAATTCAGAAATGAACACCACCAATATATGCGTCGTCATGCGGCAAAAGCAGGCATCACTGGTTGGGCACAAGTCCAAGGATATAGAGGTGATACCTCAATTGAAAAAAGAATCGAAGCAGATATTTTTTACATCGAAAACTGGTCTTTACTTTTGGATATAAAAATCATTTTACTCACACCTTTAAAAGCGATTATAGATAGGAATGCATACTGA
- a CDS encoding MORN repeat-containing protein — protein MKNHWKTILITSFLLVFVSCASNDPKETTDSKNQDTKSNSRNVNMEDPEKGGKKFGCIEGNCVNGVGKYVYENGDIYTGSFKNDLRDGAGNFLYADGEKFNGTYVEDKKQGPGEYNFKNGDKYVGEFQNGQINGKGTYSFKDGKSVSGDFTSDGQEGIGVLMDDGKSRNCKIAGRKLLCE, from the coding sequence ATGAAGAATCACTGGAAAACCATTCTTATTACTTCATTTTTATTAGTATTTGTATCATGTGCATCCAATGATCCAAAAGAAACTACAGATTCCAAAAACCAGGATACTAAATCTAACTCACGTAATGTGAATATGGAAGACCCCGAAAAAGGTGGGAAAAAATTTGGATGTATCGAAGGGAATTGTGTCAATGGTGTTGGTAAATATGTTTATGAGAATGGAGACATTTATACAGGTTCCTTCAAAAACGATTTAAGAGATGGTGCTGGAAACTTTCTCTATGCCGATGGTGAAAAGTTCAATGGAACTTATGTGGAAGATAAAAAACAAGGCCCTGGTGAATACAATTTCAAAAACGGTGATAAGTATGTTGGAGAATTCCAGAATGGCCAAATCAATGGAAAAGGAACCTATAGTTTCAAAGATGGAAAATCGGTTTCAGGAGATTTTACCTCCGATGGCCAAGAAGGTATCGGAGTATTAATGGATGATGGTAAATCTAGAAATTGTAAAATTGCAGGAAGGAAGTTACTTTGTGAGTAA
- the gatC gene encoding Asp-tRNA(Asn)/Glu-tRNA(Gln) amidotransferase subunit GatC yields the protein MDEKELKNIANLAKLNIEDSEIAGMLSDFSRIVQYVDEIKNLDTSKVGDDEIYEQIFYELRKDLSENSLKRDDLSKIAPSYENGYVVVPKVIET from the coding sequence ATGGATGAAAAAGAATTAAAGAACATTGCTAATTTAGCAAAACTCAATATTGAAGACAGTGAAATTGCAGGTATGCTCAGTGATTTCTCGAGAATTGTACAGTATGTGGATGAAATCAAAAATCTAGATACATCAAAAGTTGGTGATGATGAGATTTATGAACAAATTTTCTATGAATTGAGAAAGGATCTAAGTGAAAACTCACTGAAACGTGATGATTTATCAAAAATAGCTCCTTCCTATGAAAATGGTTATGTGGTTGTTCCTAAGGTGATTGAAACATGA
- a CDS encoding ATP-dependent helicase, with the protein MDQELNDAQRQVVLAEKGPILVVAGAGTGKTNTLVHKLAHLVKSGTNPESILLLTFTRRAAKEMLGRASGILDNRMMSVRGGTFHSFCHHFLRKFASVISLDSNFTILDEEDTVGLVGMAREQVVTTGTKMRFPKKETLAEIFSSCFNLQISLEKYLQKEYPMFLGITKEIQEIKTKFVDLKAKHNSLDFDDLLEFTRKILVSDERIRQKMSSTYEYILVDEYQDTNKIQAHIACLLASIHQNILVVGDDAQCIYGFRGASVHNMLDFPKIFPNTQTIQLTKNYRSVQPVLNLANAVLEKSSENYKKNLIAATQKQSLPPYLVTIESYEEEAEWMAEKILELYEEGFPLSQMVVLFRSGFSSHLLEVQLNAKKIPYRKFGGKRFLDLAHVKDVIAYLKVVENPRDILSWNRILLLEEHIGKKYSQILYKRLESNQFEWKNDPNFFLGLPENTKQSFSKLMGCLDSLSPVQQSTNQVLEFILTHYIPVLEVNYDDSEKRKQDLDSLLLLSKNETQLSDYLSNLILNPVEGKLIGNSDESKDEYLTLSTIHSAKGLEWKVVFTMQVVEGNLPNHRIRTKEELEEERRLLYVAVTRAKDLLFLTNPAFNDKNHFTSVSRFLSDLDKELKLYETLEPKNIANAKKNGKVQENNPPSTSFQNIQNYFLN; encoded by the coding sequence GTGGACCAGGAACTGAACGATGCCCAAAGACAAGTGGTTTTGGCTGAGAAAGGCCCGATTTTAGTGGTTGCTGGTGCGGGGACAGGAAAAACCAATACCCTCGTCCATAAATTGGCCCATCTGGTAAAAAGTGGTACAAATCCTGAATCCATCCTTTTACTTACCTTCACAAGGCGTGCTGCGAAAGAAATGTTGGGTCGAGCTTCTGGAATTTTGGACAACCGTATGATGTCTGTTCGGGGGGGAACCTTTCATTCCTTCTGCCATCATTTTTTACGTAAGTTTGCCAGTGTTATCTCATTAGATTCTAATTTTACGATATTGGATGAAGAAGACACTGTTGGATTAGTTGGAATGGCGAGAGAACAGGTTGTCACAACAGGAACAAAGATGCGGTTTCCTAAAAAAGAAACACTCGCCGAAATTTTTTCATCTTGTTTCAATTTACAAATTTCATTAGAAAAATACCTACAAAAAGAATATCCAATGTTTCTTGGTATCACAAAAGAAATCCAAGAAATCAAAACAAAGTTTGTCGATCTCAAAGCCAAACACAACTCACTCGATTTTGATGATTTATTAGAATTCACTCGCAAAATTCTTGTCTCGGATGAAAGAATTCGGCAAAAAATGTCCTCTACTTATGAATACATATTAGTAGATGAATACCAAGATACCAATAAAATTCAAGCGCATATTGCTTGTTTACTGGCAAGTATTCATCAAAACATTTTAGTTGTAGGTGATGATGCACAATGTATTTACGGTTTTCGTGGAGCAAGTGTTCATAACATGTTGGACTTTCCTAAAATTTTCCCCAATACACAAACCATCCAACTCACAAAAAACTACCGAAGTGTCCAACCTGTTCTAAACCTTGCGAATGCAGTATTAGAAAAAAGTTCAGAAAATTATAAAAAGAATTTAATCGCAGCCACACAAAAACAATCCTTACCTCCTTATTTGGTAACAATCGAGTCTTATGAAGAAGAAGCGGAATGGATGGCAGAAAAAATTTTAGAGCTTTACGAAGAAGGGTTCCCCTTGTCACAAATGGTCGTCTTATTTCGTTCAGGTTTCTCTTCGCATTTATTGGAGGTCCAGTTAAACGCAAAAAAAATCCCCTATCGTAAGTTTGGTGGAAAACGATTTCTGGATTTGGCTCATGTAAAAGACGTCATTGCCTATTTAAAAGTGGTTGAGAATCCAAGAGACATCCTTTCTTGGAATCGAATTTTATTATTAGAAGAACATATAGGTAAAAAGTATTCTCAAATATTATACAAACGATTGGAATCCAACCAATTCGAATGGAAAAACGATCCCAATTTTTTCCTTGGATTACCAGAAAACACAAAACAATCTTTTTCTAAACTGATGGGATGTTTAGACTCACTATCCCCTGTCCAACAATCTACAAACCAAGTTTTGGAATTCATTTTAACTCATTATATTCCAGTATTAGAAGTTAACTATGATGATTCGGAAAAAAGAAAACAGGATTTGGATTCTCTTTTACTCTTATCAAAAAACGAAACTCAGTTATCAGATTATCTTTCCAATTTAATTCTCAATCCTGTAGAAGGGAAACTCATTGGAAACTCTGATGAATCAAAAGATGAATATTTGACATTATCCACAATCCACTCTGCAAAAGGATTAGAATGGAAAGTGGTATTTACGATGCAGGTGGTTGAGGGAAATTTACCAAACCATCGTATTCGGACAAAAGAAGAACTCGAAGAAGAAAGACGTTTGTTATATGTGGCAGTAACGAGAGCAAAAGATCTACTTTTTCTAACAAATCCGGCATTTAATGATAAGAATCATTTTACTTCTGTTAGTCGTTTTTTGTCAGATTTGGACAAAGAATTAAAATTATATGAAACTTTAGAACCAAAAAACATAGCCAATGCTAAAAAAAATGGAAAAGTCCAGGAAAACAATCCACCTAGTACTTCCTTTCAGAATATCCAAAATTACTTTTTGAATTGA
- the gatA gene encoding Asp-tRNA(Asn)/Glu-tRNA(Gln) amidotransferase subunit GatA produces MKDIIFLTYSEIKKKLNDGSLTSQELVSAYSERIKSSDSKVKAFLNLNADKILTEAKASDDRRKVGKPFSEFDGIPIGIKDNICIRGEITSCSSKILENFESPYDATVITKLKEKGFVFFPRLNMDEFAMGSSTENSAFQTSKNPFDTDRIPGGSSGGSAAAVAASMLPISLGSDTGGSIRQPASLCGIWGLKPTYGRVSRYGLVAYASSLDQIGPFSNDMEGISDLLEILSGLDSKDQTTAKVDHFDSKSVSSMDWKGKKIGIMKTEDFNFSPDVNARYLEILKSLEEKGAELVALDFSLLKYAIPVYYLIATAECSSNLSRFDGIRYGLRKETSGKLDDLYSESRSAGFGKEVKRRILLGTFSLSSGYYDAYYGKAQKARVLIRRQYADFFKSVDIIVQPTSPTTAFKVGEKTKDPIQMYQADILTTSVNLAGVPAISCPAGVDQNGLPIGIQLTTSHFDEVKLLSYAKSLSQLDLCKITLPKEIK; encoded by the coding sequence ATGAAAGATATTATATTTTTAACTTATTCCGAAATCAAAAAAAAACTGAATGACGGAAGTTTAACCTCACAAGAGTTAGTTTCTGCATATTCAGAAAGAATTAAGAGTAGTGATTCAAAAGTGAAAGCATTTTTGAATCTAAATGCAGACAAAATACTTACTGAAGCGAAAGCAAGTGATGATAGAAGAAAAGTTGGTAAACCTTTCTCTGAATTCGATGGAATCCCAATCGGAATCAAAGACAATATTTGTATCAGAGGAGAAATCACTTCTTGTTCTTCTAAGATTTTGGAAAATTTTGAATCACCATATGATGCCACTGTTATTACAAAACTAAAAGAGAAAGGTTTTGTTTTTTTTCCAAGACTCAATATGGACGAATTTGCAATGGGTTCTTCCACAGAAAACAGTGCATTCCAAACATCTAAAAACCCATTTGATACAGATCGTATTCCAGGTGGATCGAGTGGTGGTTCAGCAGCAGCAGTAGCAGCTTCGATGTTACCAATTTCACTCGGTTCCGACACAGGTGGATCGATTCGCCAACCAGCATCACTTTGTGGTATTTGGGGATTAAAACCTACGTATGGAAGAGTATCGCGTTATGGACTTGTTGCTTATGCATCCAGTTTAGACCAAATTGGACCTTTTTCCAATGACATGGAAGGGATTAGCGACCTATTAGAAATTTTATCTGGACTTGATTCAAAAGACCAAACAACCGCTAAAGTAGATCACTTTGATTCCAAATCTGTGAGTTCAATGGATTGGAAAGGTAAAAAAATTGGAATCATGAAAACAGAAGATTTTAATTTTTCACCTGATGTGAATGCAAGGTATTTAGAAATTTTGAAATCTTTGGAAGAAAAAGGTGCAGAGTTAGTCGCATTGGACTTTTCTCTTTTGAAATATGCAATTCCAGTGTATTACTTAATCGCAACTGCTGAATGTTCTTCCAATTTAAGTCGTTTTGATGGAATTCGATACGGATTACGAAAAGAAACCTCTGGAAAATTGGATGATCTATATTCAGAATCAAGAAGTGCCGGATTTGGAAAAGAAGTCAAAAGAAGGATATTACTAGGAACATTCTCGTTGAGTTCTGGGTACTATGACGCTTATTATGGTAAGGCACAAAAAGCAAGGGTTCTCATCCGAAGACAATATGCAGATTTTTTTAAATCAGTAGATATCATTGTACAACCAACATCTCCAACAACTGCATTCAAAGTGGGAGAAAAAACAAAAGATCCCATTCAAATGTACCAAGCAGACATTCTCACAACTTCTGTGAATTTAGCTGGAGTTCCAGCGATTAGTTGTCCTGCAGGTGTTGATCAAAATGGTCTTCCAATCGGAATCCAATTAACAACTTCTCATTTTGATGAAGTTAAATTACTCAGTTATGCTAAATCACTCTCCCAATTAGATCTTTGTAAGATTACATTGCCTAAAGAGATCAAATAA
- the hisF gene encoding imidazole glycerol phosphate synthase subunit HisF — protein MDELTKRVIPCLDIKGGRVVKGVQFVNLIDAGDPVSCAIAYEENKADELCFLDITASSDKRDILLHLVEEVANKLFIPFTVGGGIRTIDDVKAVLNKGADKVSINTSAFQNPKLLKDASEIYGSQCIVCAIDVKFHPERKRYEVYLNGGRNETGREALDWGREASEMGAGEILLTSMDKDGTKDGFDITLMKSFTNHLSIPIIASGGAGNPEHMAEVILRGGADAVLAASIFHFGEFSIQETKQTMKEMGIKVRL, from the coding sequence ATGGATGAATTAACCAAAAGAGTCATTCCTTGTTTGGACATCAAAGGAGGAAGAGTGGTAAAAGGGGTCCAGTTTGTCAATTTGATTGATGCTGGAGATCCTGTTTCTTGTGCAATTGCATATGAAGAAAACAAAGCAGATGAATTGTGTTTTTTAGACATCACTGCTTCCTCTGACAAACGAGACATTCTTTTGCATTTAGTAGAAGAGGTTGCGAACAAATTATTTATCCCTTTCACTGTCGGTGGCGGAATTCGAACCATTGATGATGTCAAAGCCGTGCTTAATAAAGGTGCCGATAAAGTTTCCATCAATACAAGTGCCTTTCAAAATCCAAAACTTTTAAAAGATGCAAGTGAGATTTATGGATCACAATGTATCGTATGTGCAATCGACGTAAAATTCCATCCTGAACGAAAACGATATGAAGTGTATCTCAATGGTGGGAGAAATGAAACTGGTCGTGAAGCATTAGATTGGGGACGTGAGGCATCTGAAATGGGTGCTGGTGAAATTTTACTCACATCCATGGACAAAGATGGAACAAAGGATGGATTTGATATTACATTGATGAAATCATTCACAAATCACCTTTCAATTCCTATTATTGCGTCAGGTGGAGCTGGTAATCCAGAACACATGGCGGAAGTGATTTTACGTGGTGGAGCTGATGCTGTGCTTGCTGCATCGATCTTTCATTTTGGGGAATTTTCCATACAAGAAACAAAACAAACCATGAAAGAAATGGGCATCAAAGTTAGGTTATGA
- a CDS encoding response regulator yields MTSIVENQKETDVKKILVVEDERIIAINICSTLKQYGYNATYVSEANDAIEQIESEHFDLVLMDIMLNGPMDGIEIAGKIKRSKEIPVIYLTAYSDEATINRAKTTEPFGYLIKPFNSRDLYISVEMAIYKSQVQKHIRVVESRLAENQKWETIALVASGISHEINNPLTSILNLADLILLEAKKTSNSALKEKAEKITEESERIAKIVKNLVSYSQSTSSQWTYSNLVSILNDTRSFLHQYFLKEGIQCELEMGDVPHVYCQPQKIKQVLLNLIQDARLRVNTREDSIGRKISVSLSVIGEEGKEFVKIQIKDNGAEDLMMGISQMNSLDVTRSIIAEHKGSLSRDEEVSSWVFTLPIVKPV; encoded by the coding sequence ATGACATCTATTGTGGAAAATCAAAAAGAAACTGATGTAAAAAAAATCCTCGTTGTCGAAGACGAAAGGATCATTGCGATCAATATTTGTTCAACCTTAAAACAATACGGTTACAATGCCACCTATGTATCGGAAGCCAATGATGCAATTGAACAAATTGAATCCGAACACTTTGACTTAGTTCTCATGGACATTATGTTGAATGGTCCGATGGATGGAATTGAAATTGCGGGTAAAATCAAACGAAGTAAAGAAATTCCTGTCATTTACCTCACTGCTTATTCTGATGAAGCCACAATCAATCGTGCCAAAACCACTGAACCATTTGGTTATTTGATCAAACCATTTAATAGTCGTGATTTGTATATATCTGTGGAAATGGCAATTTATAAATCACAAGTACAAAAACACATCCGGGTGGTAGAAAGTCGATTGGCTGAAAACCAAAAATGGGAAACAATCGCACTTGTTGCTTCCGGTATTTCGCATGAAATTAATAATCCTCTTACATCCATACTCAATCTAGCGGATCTGATTCTCTTAGAGGCAAAAAAAACATCGAATTCAGCCTTAAAGGAAAAAGCAGAAAAAATCACAGAAGAATCAGAACGAATTGCAAAAATTGTGAAAAACTTAGTTTCGTATTCGCAATCAACTAGTTCCCAATGGACTTACTCCAATTTAGTTAGCATTTTAAATGATACACGTTCTTTCCTTCACCAATACTTTTTAAAAGAAGGTATCCAGTGTGAATTGGAAATGGGCGATGTCCCTCATGTGTATTGCCAACCTCAAAAAATCAAACAAGTCCTTCTCAACTTAATCCAAGACGCAAGGTTACGAGTGAATACGAGAGAGGATTCCATTGGCAGGAAAATTTCAGTTTCCTTGTCAGTCATAGGTGAGGAAGGAAAAGAATTTGTCAAAATCCAAATCAAAGACAATGGTGCGGAAGATTTGATGATGGGAATTTCTCAAATGAATTCTTTAGATGTCACTCGTAGCATCATTGCCGAACACAAAGGAAGCCTATCTCGAGATGAAGAGGTTTCGTCTTGGGTGTTTACCTTACCCATTGTAAAACCAGTTTAA
- a CDS encoding LPS-assembly protein LptD yields the protein MEILAQDTNGLKLLFPDQSLPTKNQQEEERKQTTTQIQRGIVRKSVDVMTDREVDDNLRNLGLNPTGTIYTKRERLREALVPPEEVPLTPESLLASQPKKGPPIQIQNAAEGQLMNIDKTKGGVLVLRGKVRVKIKAGELIADSVSIDANRQEIYAEGGVEYKDGNAKVIGDRMIYDLKLNQGVVYNSKLSMFPSHFIGQKIKRLDEKRYLLEMGYFTACNAELPHESFQAKRIVIHDDRTVVAQWVSYKVGGTTLFMLPFLYNSESGNGVTTQFGKNNTQGWFWQNSYQWSDSYPNSLFLANGYKFRFDMYEKTGQAAQLEMWKVSPILNYNINLGYANYKNTAITPVYEDRFKNGGIGTVAVTNNVDRGELFPNSGLPYRNTGVNYDPWWKADLRLNAKFNDFSKDYTRNFQLQYENYSNRLFDYEFGNRYQPSNSLQSLYTYRDVRFGLIRNLLNWNFNYTENRGDLSVGISMSRTLIYQIQANQFFAAQDTLPAVTIRNSSNIGLIPGTASPVYWDLLFQTNINRIYGPPQQKLNPTTGVVDPRSQYQDYVLRSQTNVVGETGFRSPIAMGAYMSFTPSVYMGATKQSVEFPGTGSELNGPDRDVNKAYATLLKQQSYQYVRQSHTVRMGIPEIFLSTTYRRLDADKAEAKDPILGNLRQHEAEFSLESYALNDWDISVRTIRDLRQFSSSYNPGLTNMQRWYYTVVRIGGFFDFVDGFTTRRPSLLERKRNFYSGIFINNDYVHHTPQNRSLSNNLTVSYKMGGFSWPIIRAFRSLEIGSTWYHVYKDSFLDSYRFFFKTDVKVTRYTGLELELDSRVTEPWRLTALAQGQFYALNTSPELYTAQTGTNYDQTTIWEDLASGTGAKGQTERQKTVFNINRFMMTFKMDLHNWEYRLGYSMNLRALPGGLALNNQLTFYDQSVYLSVNLTNFSFGDSASAQATRVRLYRFRKRPLDGTSTDLTD from the coding sequence ATGGAAATTCTGGCACAGGATACAAATGGCTTAAAACTGCTATTCCCTGACCAATCATTACCGACAAAAAACCAACAAGAAGAAGAAAGAAAACAGACCACAACACAAATCCAACGAGGCATTGTTCGCAAATCAGTTGATGTGATGACGGACCGAGAAGTGGACGATAACCTAAGAAATTTAGGTTTGAATCCAACAGGTACGATCTATACCAAACGGGAACGATTAAGGGAAGCACTTGTCCCTCCAGAGGAAGTTCCACTCACACCCGAATCCTTACTTGCTTCCCAACCAAAAAAAGGCCCACCCATTCAAATCCAGAATGCTGCCGAGGGCCAACTCATGAACATCGATAAAACAAAAGGTGGAGTTCTTGTTTTAAGAGGGAAGGTACGTGTTAAAATCAAAGCGGGAGAATTGATTGCTGATTCTGTTTCCATCGACGCGAATCGACAAGAAATTTATGCGGAAGGTGGAGTAGAATACAAAGACGGAAATGCTAAGGTGATCGGAGATCGTATGATCTATGATCTAAAATTAAACCAAGGTGTTGTATACAATTCTAAGTTAAGTATGTTTCCATCCCACTTCATTGGTCAAAAGATCAAACGATTGGATGAAAAACGATACCTATTAGAAATGGGTTACTTTACTGCTTGTAACGCGGAACTCCCACATGAATCATTCCAAGCCAAACGGATTGTCATCCATGATGATCGAACTGTAGTTGCGCAGTGGGTTTCTTATAAAGTTGGTGGCACAACTCTATTTATGTTACCGTTTTTGTACAATTCAGAATCCGGTAATGGTGTTACAACACAGTTTGGTAAAAATAATACACAAGGTTGGTTTTGGCAAAACTCATACCAGTGGTCAGATTCTTATCCCAACAGTTTGTTCTTAGCAAACGGATATAAATTTCGTTTTGATATGTATGAAAAAACGGGGCAAGCTGCTCAGTTAGAGATGTGGAAAGTTTCACCCATTCTCAATTATAATATCAACTTAGGTTATGCCAATTATAAAAATACAGCCATCACTCCTGTATATGAAGATCGATTTAAAAATGGTGGAATCGGAACAGTTGCGGTAACCAATAACGTAGACCGGGGAGAATTATTTCCCAATTCAGGTCTTCCTTATCGTAATACGGGTGTTAACTATGATCCATGGTGGAAAGCTGACTTACGTTTAAATGCTAAATTTAATGATTTTTCAAAAGATTACACTCGAAATTTTCAATTACAATACGAAAATTATAGCAACCGATTGTTTGATTATGAATTTGGAAATCGATACCAACCATCCAATTCTTTACAATCATTGTACACTTATCGAGACGTACGTTTTGGACTGATCCGAAACCTTCTAAACTGGAACTTCAATTATACGGAAAATAGAGGGGATTTGAGTGTTGGTATCTCCATGAGTCGAACTCTCATTTACCAAATACAAGCAAATCAATTCTTTGCAGCACAAGATACATTACCAGCTGTCACCATTCGGAATTCCAGTAATATTGGACTCATCCCAGGAACGGCAAGCCCAGTTTATTGGGATTTATTATTCCAAACAAACATCAATCGAATTTATGGTCCTCCACAACAAAAGCTAAATCCAACAACCGGTGTTGTGGATCCAAGAAGCCAATACCAAGATTATGTATTAAGGTCACAAACAAATGTGGTAGGAGAAACAGGATTTCGTTCCCCGATTGCGATGGGAGCATATATGTCCTTTACTCCTTCCGTATATATGGGAGCCACAAAACAATCTGTTGAATTTCCAGGAACAGGAAGTGAGTTAAATGGACCAGACCGCGATGTAAACAAAGCATACGCAACTTTACTCAAACAACAATCATATCAATATGTAAGACAATCACACACAGTACGGATGGGGATTCCAGAAATTTTTCTTTCTACTACGTATCGCAGATTAGATGCAGATAAAGCAGAAGCAAAAGATCCAATTTTAGGAAATCTACGACAACATGAAGCTGAATTTTCATTAGAAAGTTATGCTTTAAATGATTGGGATATTTCAGTTCGAACCATCAGGGACTTACGACAATTTTCATCTTCCTATAACCCAGGTCTTACCAATATGCAACGTTGGTATTATACAGTTGTTAGGATTGGTGGTTTTTTTGATTTTGTGGATGGCTTCACAACGAGAAGACCAAGTTTGTTAGAACGAAAAAGGAATTTTTATTCGGGTATTTTTATCAATAATGATTATGTACATCATACTCCACAAAATAGGTCACTATCCAACAATTTAACTGTATCATACAAAATGGGTGGATTTTCTTGGCCCATCATTCGTGCTTTTCGAAGTTTGGAAATCGGTTCAACTTGGTACCATGTTTACAAAGATAGTTTTTTAGATAGTTATCGCTTCTTTTTCAAAACAGATGTGAAGGTCACTCGTTACACAGGACTCGAATTGGAGTTAGATTCCAGAGTAACGGAACCTTGGCGCCTAACAGCTCTTGCACAAGGTCAGTTTTATGCATTAAATACAAGTCCTGAACTTTATACGGCACAAACTGGAACCAATTATGACCAAACGACTATTTGGGAAGACTTGGCATCAGGAACAGGGGCTAAAGGACAAACGGAAAGACAAAAAACTGTTTTTAATATCAACAGGTTTATGATGACGTTTAAGATGGACCTTCATAATTGGGAGTATCGATTGGGATATAGTATGAACCTTCGTGCTTTACCAGGAGGTCTTGCTCTTAACAACCAATTGACCTTTTACGATCAATCCGTATATTTATCTGTAAATTTAACAAATTTCAGTTTTGGAGATTCAGCATCCGCCCAAGCAACAAGGGTAAGACTGTATCGATTCAGAAAACGTCCATTAGATGGGACTTCGACAGATTTAACTGATTAA